A genome region from Bradyrhizobium commune includes the following:
- the frc gene encoding formyl-CoA transferase — MTKALTGVRILDFTHVQSGPTCTQLLAWFGADVIKVERPGVGDITRGQLQDIPNVDSLYFTMLNHNKRSITLDTKNPKGKEVLTELIKKCDVLVENFGPGVLDRMGFPWEKIQSINPKMIVASIKGFGPGPYEDCKVYENVAQCTGGAASTTGFRDGLPLVTGAQIGDSGTGLHLALGIVTALYQRTHSGKGQRVTAAMQDGVLNLARVKLRDQQRLAHGPLKEYSQFGEGIPFGDAVPRAGNDSGGGQPGRILKCKGWETDPNAYIYFITQAPVWEKICDVIGEPTWKTDPNYAKPAARLPRLNEIFGRIEQWTMTKTKFEAMEILNKDDIPCGPILSMKEIAEDQSLRATGTVVEVDHPTRGKYISVGNPIKLSDSASDVTRSPLLGEHTDEILRAVLGFSDHQVAEIHKSGALDPPQKQAAE, encoded by the coding sequence ATGACCAAGGCGCTCACGGGCGTTCGCATTCTCGACTTCACCCACGTCCAGTCCGGGCCGACCTGCACGCAGCTTCTGGCCTGGTTCGGCGCCGACGTGATCAAGGTGGAACGCCCGGGCGTGGGTGACATCACCCGCGGCCAGCTTCAGGACATCCCGAACGTGGACAGCCTGTATTTCACCATGCTGAACCACAACAAGCGCTCGATCACGCTCGACACCAAAAACCCCAAGGGCAAGGAAGTCCTCACCGAGCTGATCAAGAAGTGCGACGTGCTGGTCGAAAACTTCGGCCCCGGCGTGCTCGATCGCATGGGCTTCCCCTGGGAGAAGATCCAGTCGATCAACCCGAAGATGATCGTCGCCTCGATCAAGGGCTTCGGCCCCGGCCCCTACGAAGACTGCAAGGTCTATGAGAACGTCGCGCAGTGCACGGGAGGCGCCGCCTCCACCACCGGCTTCCGCGACGGCCTGCCGCTCGTCACCGGCGCGCAGATCGGCGACTCTGGCACCGGCCTTCACCTCGCGCTCGGCATCGTCACCGCGCTCTATCAGCGCACCCATTCGGGCAAGGGCCAGCGCGTCACCGCCGCGATGCAGGACGGCGTGCTCAATCTCGCGCGCGTAAAACTGCGCGACCAGCAGCGCCTCGCGCACGGCCCCCTCAAGGAATACAGCCAGTTCGGCGAAGGCATTCCGTTCGGCGATGCCGTACCGCGCGCCGGCAACGATTCCGGCGGCGGCCAGCCCGGCCGCATCCTGAAGTGCAAAGGCTGGGAGACCGACCCGAACGCCTACATCTACTTCATCACCCAGGCCCCGGTCTGGGAGAAGATCTGCGACGTGATCGGCGAGCCCACCTGGAAGACCGACCCGAACTACGCCAAGCCTGCGGCCCGTCTGCCGCGCCTCAATGAAATCTTCGGCCGCATCGAACAGTGGACGATGACGAAGACAAAATTCGAGGCGATGGAAATCCTCAACAAGGACGACATCCCGTGCGGCCCGATCCTGTCGATGAAGGAGATCGCCGAGGACCAGTCGCTGCGCGCGACCGGCACCGTGGTCGAGGTCGATCATCCGACCCGAGGCAAGTACATCTCGGTCGGCAACCCGATCAAGCTGTCGGACTCAGCGAGCGACGTCACCCGCTCGCCGCTGCTCGGCGAGCACACCGACGAGATCCTGCGCGCGGTGCTCGGCTTCAGCGACCACCAGGTCGCCGAGATCCACAAGTCCGGCGCGCTCGATCCGCCGCAGAAGCAGGCCGCCGAGTAA